The sequence below is a genomic window from Daphnia pulicaria isolate SC F1-1A chromosome 6, SC_F0-13Bv2, whole genome shotgun sequence.
GATATGACGGCCACCAACAATGTGCTGCACTACCTGTCTAATGGCACAATGAGGTTGATGTTCAACTTCAAGAAGATTTTGTACGTCTTCCCCCTAATGCTCGTCTTGAAGGCACTTATCAATTGCACAGATTCTTATATTTATGAGCAACTCGTGCAAGGCCTGGAAGGTGACATCTACTACAAAGATCGCATCGTGTTGATGCTTAGACAATTACAAGACGAGGGTCTATACACGCATGAACACGTACGCAACTTTATTGGGCGAAATTTTCGAGCCAAGTTTACTGATCTCCCCAAGTGGTAATTAAACTTTGTAGTACCCTAAACGAACAGTTAAATATTGTTTTTGATATTTTAGGTATACGGACGAGCAAGTTTGCAAGTTTCTTTTGGAGAATTCTGTTTTATTTCACCTAAAGGACAATAaagacaaatttaatttgcttGTGTTTATGGCCCGCAAGTTGTTTGCTTTTGCGTATGGAAAATGTGCCCTCGAAGGCATGGACCCGGTGATGATGCAAGAAATTTCTTTGCCCGGCCATCTTTACCTCCAACTAGTAAAGGATCGATTAGCAAGCTGGCTGACCGTAGTGAAATATGTCAttttgaagagagaaagaatgacAAAGAATTTTGTGTTAACTTCAAGTTAGTGGATTCtattaaattatatttgtCTTCATCATTAACTACTCTCAAATATAGGTGAAATGGGAATTGCGTTGTCAAAATCCGGAAAAATCGACAGCGCCATCGAAAATGTTTTTGCCACCGGAAATCTTCCTGGAACGGCCGATTTGGGCATGAATCAGAACACAGGTaacattaaataaatttagtaTTTAATGTTTTTACCATTTTCCCTGTTTTTAAGGCTTGAGCATCATGGCTGAAAACATCAACCACATGCGATACATGTCCCATTTTCGTGCTGTTCATCGAGGTGCCGTGTTTATGGATTCAAGAAGTTCCGAAGTTCGTCAACTTAAGCCGGATGCGTGGGGCTTTTTGTGCCCGGTCCACACTCCTGATGGTTCACCTTGTGGATTGTTGAATCACTTATCCGCCACATGTCACGTAAATGGTTTATATCttatgtttgaaaaataattgttaatTCTTTCCAATAATTTGGCACAGGTGGTAAACGCTACGCAGGATACATCTGGTATACCGACACTCTTGGTCGCCCTTGGTATGACCCCAGTCGAAGAGACCattcacaacaacaactattCCGAATGCTACGTGGTTATGCTAGAAGGGCGAGTATTGGGTCGAGTTGGTGATAGGAGTGCTGCTCGCTTCGTGGACAAATTGCGAATGCTTAAAGTGCGTGGAGCAGAAAATGTCCCCAAAACTTTGGAGATCGCCTTTGTGCCGCGTACCCTGAATGGCCAATATCCTGGCATTTATCTTTTCACCGCCTCAGCTCGTATGATGCGCCCTGTATACAACATTGCCGCTGGAACCGTCGAGCTAGTAGGAACGTTCGAACAAGTATATTTGAACATCTGCGTTACGGAGGACGAAAacgaaaatggaatttttacTCATCAAGAACTTAGTGAAACTAGCTTTCTTAGTAACTTGGCGTGTTTAATTCCGCTGCCTGATTTCAACCAGAGTCCAAGAAACATGTACCAGTGTCAggtaaggaatttttttttgtcaattgaTTTTTGTGGCCAACAGATTttgatcattttgtttttaaatagatgGGAAAGCAAACAATGGGTACACCCGTGCACAACTGGCGTTTCCAAACCAACAGCAAATTGTATCGGCTGCAGACACCTACCACACCTCTTTTCCGTCCAGCTCATTGGGACCGTATCAATATGGACGACTTTGCTATGGGAACCAACGCAATCGTTGCTGTCATTTCGTACACcgtaagaaaaatgaattggtTGTATTGCTGCTTATAATGGAATTTTGATGAATTAGGGATACGACATGGAAGACGCCATGGTCATTAACCGGGCATCGCTTCAGCGCGGTTTTGCTCATGGCCAAGTTTATACTTCAAAAGTTATTGACTTGAAAGAGATTGGTAAAGGAAATTCGGTAAGTAGCAAGTTCTTTGTTTTTGCTTTACTATGTTTTTAAAAGTGTTGCGTCATCTGATTATAGGAGCGATACTTCAAAAGAGACCCTGCTAACGATGATTTGAAAGAATTCCTTGATGAGGACGGCTTGCCGTATCCAGGAATTTTGTTGCAAGAACGTGATCCTTATTATTGGTaggacttttttttaactggtCATAAAGtatttttccttcatgtaCTCACTTGATACTTTCTCCAATAGCTATCTAGATGTTGAAACAGCGAAATACTCGGTAGCGAAATACAAAGGAACCGAAGCTATGTACGTCGCTAACATCAACATCATTGGAGCTGATTGGATGTCGGGAATGAACAAAGTTACAATTACGTTCCGGATTCCCGTGAGTGcaatttaaaagtaaaatcaacgaatttttaaaataatttagccCCTGTTACAGCGAAACCCACAAATTGGAGATAAGTTTGCTAGTCGAGCAGGACAAAAAGGTATCTGCAGTCAGCAATGGTTGGCCGAGGACTTACCGTGGACAGAAAGCGGTATGATCCCTGATATCGTCTTCAATCCCCATGGCTTCCCGTCCAGAATGACCATAGCCATGGTAATAATTTTCATTAGCGTTTACTCAATTTGCTTCATATAATCCAAATATTTCGATTAGATGATTGAGTGTATGGCGGGTAAGTCGGCAGCCGTTCATGGATTGGTACACGACGCAACTCCGTTCCGTTTCTCGGAGAAAAACACTGCCATTGAATATCACGGAAAGTTGCTGGAAGAAGGCAAGTCCTAATATCAATTTTAATTCGTTCACCATCTTATgcgtttatatatatatatgtatttatttaatatattttaaaaatattttttcattttcagccGGGTACAGTTATTATGGTACGGAAAAGCTTTACAGTGGCATAGATGGCCGAGAAATGGACGCCGACATCTTCTTTGGAGTTGTTCATTATCAGCGTCTCCGACACATGGTGTCCGACAAGTTCCAGGttggattcatttttttttctgtctttttgATCTGTTAATGACATCTTTACTTTGATCTGTTCAGGTTCGCAGTGTTGGTGCCATTGATCACGTAACTCTCCAACCGATCAAAGGCCGTAAAAGAGGCGGTGGTGTACGATTCGGTGAAATGGAGAGAGACGGGTTGGTCTCACATGGCGCATTGTACCTTCTGTATGATCGTTTGTTTCATTGCTCAGATCAATCTACGGTAAGCATAAAATGTACTATTAGGAAAAGTTCAATCTTTTCAAATTTGGCGCTGCATTTCCTGGCGTGATTTGAAGTTTTGGTGTACGTTGAAAACGGTCCGTTCTTTTGGGCTATTTTTATTCAATGAGCACGTGATTGGCTGGTAG
It includes:
- the LOC124342267 gene encoding DNA-directed RNA polymerase I subunit RPA2-like; its protein translation is MATKMDFSHTWESLEPSLKYTQNPNFGVPPGKRNLFLKTLGEPAVQSFDYMFHGGLKKAALDMLPVEFEMKNQLKIKLKINKISIYKPTVGDDVVPPPKIPETFPKECRMRNSTYKGKLFVQVGWSISKTPEGPLIAQVPFERCLGEIPVMIQSEICNLSGLSPKELVSKGEHEQEWGGYFVVKGHERILRMISATRKNYPMTVQRDVWKRRGKLFTDKGVFIRCVKEDMTATNNVLHYLSNGTMRLMFNFKKILYVFPLMLVLKALINCTDSYIYEQLVQGLEGDIYYKDRIVLMLRQLQDEGLYTHEHVRNFIGRNFRAKFTDLPKWYTDEQVCKFLLENSVLFHLKDNKDKFNLLVFMARKLFAFAYGKCALEGMDPVMMQEISLPGHLYLQLVKDRLASWLTVVKYVILKRERMTKNFVLTSSEMGIALSKSGKIDSAIENVFATGNLPGTADLGMNQNTGLSIMAENINHMRYMSHFRAVHRGAVFMDSRSSEVRQLKPDAWGFLCPVHTPDGSPCGLLNHLSATCHVVNATQDTSGIPTLLVALGMTPVEETIHNNNYSECYVVMLEGRVLGRVGDRSAARFVDKLRMLKVRGAENVPKTLEIAFVPRTLNGQYPGIYLFTASARMMRPVYNIAAGTVELVGTFEQVYLNICVTEDENENGIFTHQELSETSFLSNLACLIPLPDFNQSPRNMYQCQMGKQTMGTPVHNWRFQTNSKLYRLQTPTTPLFRPAHWDRINMDDFAMGTNAIVAVISYTGYDMEDAMVINRASLQRGFAHGQVYTSKVIDLKEIGKGNSERYFKRDPANDDLKEFLDEDGLPYPGILLQERDPYYCYLDVETAKYSVAKYKGTEAMYVANINIIGADWMSGMNKVTITFRIPRNPQIGDKFASRAGQKGICSQQWLAEDLPWTESGMIPDIVFNPHGFPSRMTIAMMIECMAGKSAAVHGLVHDATPFRFSEKNTAIEYHGKLLEEAGYSYYGTEKLYSGIDGREMDADIFFGVVHYQRLRHMVSDKFQVRSVGAIDHVTLQPIKGRKRGGGVRFGEMERDGLVSHGALYLLYDRLFHCSDQSTMDICRVCGSFLPPLSNLNSRRSGFYHSQNALMKCSVCNDGGKMEEIMVPAVYKYLIAELGSVNLRVCLKPACV